Proteins encoded together in one Planctopirus ephydatiae window:
- a CDS encoding MBL fold metallo-hydrolase, whose product MKLTVLGAAGEVTGSQHLIETSMRRLLLDCGLFQGHRAESRAKNSHFHCRPKELDAVILSHAHIDHCGNLPGLYKAGFRGPIFCTPPTAEIAAVMLRDAAKIQGEDAEYLRRHVDPRDARAIEPLYTEEHARAVCDLFETIPYGQREDVGKDVRILFREAGHILGSAIVELDLEEQGEWKRVVFTGDLGRRGLPILRDPQLVDRCDLLITEGTYGNRIHPEAGAQELELQRIIQRTAAREGRVIIPAFALGRTQNILYYLNDLNNQNLLPRIPMYVDSPLSRELTQIYLRHLNEMDAAVQRVRQADEHPFSFPGLQFIRTPQESASLNYRKGSFVVIASSGMCESGRVVHHLKHGLADEKNTVILMGFQAQGTLGRRLQERRSPVKVLNREVEIRADIECLTGLSAHADAADFQWWFGELGKRGGCGKAVVVHSEEGPAAATAALLADVCDEPPIVPKPGEVVEF is encoded by the coding sequence ATGAAGCTGACTGTTCTTGGTGCTGCCGGTGAAGTGACTGGCAGCCAGCATTTGATCGAGACTTCAATGAGGCGACTTCTGCTCGATTGTGGTCTTTTCCAGGGCCATCGAGCCGAATCCCGTGCGAAGAACAGTCATTTTCATTGTCGCCCCAAAGAGCTTGATGCGGTCATTCTTTCGCATGCTCACATCGATCACTGCGGAAATCTTCCCGGTTTGTATAAGGCCGGTTTTCGAGGACCGATCTTCTGTACGCCACCCACTGCTGAGATCGCTGCAGTCATGTTACGGGATGCCGCAAAAATTCAGGGGGAAGATGCGGAATATCTGCGGAGGCATGTGGATCCTCGCGACGCACGAGCCATCGAACCGTTATACACCGAAGAGCATGCCAGAGCCGTTTGTGATCTCTTTGAAACGATTCCATATGGTCAACGGGAAGATGTGGGCAAAGATGTTCGCATTCTATTTCGAGAAGCCGGGCATATTCTCGGTTCGGCAATTGTAGAGCTCGATCTGGAAGAACAGGGGGAGTGGAAGCGCGTGGTCTTCACGGGTGATCTCGGCAGGCGCGGATTGCCGATTCTGCGCGATCCGCAATTGGTCGATCGATGCGACCTGCTGATTACCGAAGGAACCTACGGGAACCGGATTCATCCGGAAGCGGGTGCTCAGGAACTTGAACTCCAGCGCATCATCCAAAGAACTGCTGCCCGCGAAGGACGTGTGATTATCCCCGCGTTTGCGCTGGGGCGAACTCAAAACATTCTGTACTACCTCAATGATCTCAATAATCAGAACCTGCTTCCGCGGATCCCGATGTATGTCGATAGCCCGCTTTCCAGGGAACTCACGCAGATTTATCTGCGGCATTTGAACGAAATGGATGCGGCTGTGCAGCGTGTCCGGCAGGCTGATGAGCATCCCTTCAGCTTTCCGGGACTGCAATTCATACGAACACCTCAGGAAAGTGCCTCGCTCAATTATCGCAAAGGGTCATTTGTGGTCATTGCTTCGAGCGGCATGTGCGAAAGCGGTCGCGTGGTTCATCATCTCAAGCATGGCCTCGCTGATGAAAAGAACACCGTGATTCTGATGGGCTTTCAGGCTCAAGGAACACTCGGGCGGCGATTACAGGAACGCCGATCCCCTGTGAAAGTGCTGAATCGGGAAGTGGAAATTCGAGCCGACATCGAGTGTCTGACTGGCCTTTCGGCTCACGCCGATGCGGCCGACTTCCAGTGGTGGTTCGGCGAGCTCGGTAAGCGTGGAGGTTGCGGAAAAGCCGTCGTGGTGCACAGCGAGGAAGGACCAGCCGCAGCGACTGCCGCCCTTTTGGCCGATGTTTGTGATGAACCGCCGATTGTTCCCAAGCCGGGCGAAGTGGTTGAGTTTTAG